A window from Dehalobacter sp. DCA encodes these proteins:
- the fliY gene encoding flagellar motor switch phosphatase FliY, with amino-acid sequence MGNGMLSQEEIDALLSGSMDINSQEADEPVSGSSQTIQLTDMEKDAMGEIANISMGTAATTLSQLVGKRVEITAPKVDLTTAQKIFEDYPVPHVLIDVKYKKGIEGSNMLVLSREDGSIIVDLMMGGTGKSPTNELSDIQLSGISEAMNQMMGSAATSMSTMFNSVVDITPPRVIVAEEENEVYELSKNLNADEPLIRVSFRMIIEGIIDSVLIQVLPFEVAKGMADRLLGQMYTSPVQETVPEPQYTAPAMSVQPEPQIPKSQAPPPSPMETIWQPPVDFPSQRVQPTFVQPAQFAPLSSGGLAGLPSNLGLIYDVPLQVNVELGKAIKTIKEILDLGPGSVVELDRLAGEPVDMIVNGKLIAKCEVVVINETFGIRITEIVNPNERIDTLN; translated from the coding sequence ATGGGTAACGGAATGCTTTCGCAGGAGGAGATAGATGCCTTGCTGTCCGGCTCGATGGATATCAATTCCCAAGAGGCCGACGAGCCTGTTTCAGGTAGCAGCCAGACGATTCAGCTTACCGATATGGAAAAAGACGCCATGGGGGAAATTGCGAATATATCGATGGGGACAGCGGCAACAACTTTATCTCAACTTGTCGGAAAGCGCGTAGAGATAACTGCTCCAAAAGTTGACCTGACCACAGCGCAGAAAATATTTGAAGATTATCCTGTGCCGCATGTTCTCATTGATGTCAAATATAAAAAAGGGATTGAAGGATCCAATATGCTGGTTCTTTCCCGCGAAGACGGTTCCATTATTGTGGATCTGATGATGGGGGGGACCGGCAAGAGTCCGACAAATGAACTATCTGATATCCAGTTAAGCGGTATCTCAGAGGCCATGAATCAAATGATGGGATCGGCAGCCACATCCATGTCTACGATGTTCAATTCGGTTGTGGACATCACGCCTCCCCGCGTCATCGTAGCGGAGGAGGAGAATGAGGTTTATGAGTTAAGCAAGAATCTGAATGCCGATGAACCATTGATCAGAGTTTCTTTTAGAATGATCATAGAAGGAATCATTGACAGCGTTCTGATTCAGGTGCTCCCGTTTGAAGTTGCCAAAGGCATGGCCGACAGGCTTCTGGGACAGATGTATACCTCGCCGGTACAGGAGACAGTGCCGGAGCCCCAATACACTGCACCAGCCATGTCTGTACAGCCTGAGCCACAGATACCGAAGTCGCAGGCTCCGCCACCTTCGCCGATGGAGACAATATGGCAGCCGCCTGTGGATTTCCCTTCCCAGAGAGTTCAACCGACCTTTGTGCAGCCGGCGCAGTTTGCACCGCTTTCTTCGGGGGGGCTCGCAGGTCTGCCAAGCAATCTAGGACTGATTTATGATGTTCCGCTCCAGGTCAATGTTGAGCTCGGTAAAGCAATAAAAACGATCAAGGAAATCCTGGATTTGGGTCCCGGATCCGTCGTTGAACTTGACCGCCTGGCAGGCGAGCCGGTCGATATGATTGTTAACGGCAAACTTATCGCCAAGTGCGAGGTTGTCGTAATCAACGAGACCTTTGGAATCCGTATCACAGAAATTGTGAATCCAAATGAAAGAATCGACACATTAAACTAG
- the fliM gene encoding flagellar motor switch protein FliM, translating to MGEVLSQAEIDALLNALSDGSVDEETIKMSSPHKIKVYDFKRPNKFSKGQLNSLLNIHENFCRSLATFLAGNMHTAVDAKVLSTEQVTYDEFSRSLPYPTILGIFSMPPLEGNGLLELSPSLAFILVDRLLGGHGMEPAKNRDLTEIERKIIVSRLSKIVQLMGEAWAEIFEGNPQLINVETNSQFTQIVASNEMVVVVTMEVKIEEQSGMINVCLPYIVMKPILEKLNNLLLFSSGGKVISPEERELIRQKIEWARVPMKAIIGKAQITIQDLINLERGDVIPLNQGIKDPLAVYVGEYIKFRGMPGLFGNRMAVQITNVIKKGGNEDG from the coding sequence ATGGGTGAAGTATTATCCCAGGCGGAAATCGATGCTTTGCTAAATGCATTATCAGACGGCTCAGTTGATGAAGAAACCATAAAAATGTCCAGCCCTCATAAAATTAAAGTTTATGATTTTAAAAGGCCCAACAAGTTTTCCAAAGGACAGTTGAACTCCTTGCTGAATATCCATGAAAATTTTTGCCGCTCACTGGCGACTTTTCTGGCTGGGAACATGCACACTGCTGTAGATGCCAAAGTGCTGTCTACAGAGCAGGTAACTTATGATGAATTTAGCCGTTCTCTGCCCTATCCGACAATCCTTGGAATTTTCAGCATGCCGCCGCTGGAAGGAAATGGTCTGCTCGAGCTCAGTCCTTCACTGGCCTTCATTCTGGTGGACAGACTGCTCGGCGGACATGGGATGGAACCGGCTAAAAACCGTGATTTGACGGAAATCGAACGTAAGATTATTGTCAGCCGGCTCAGCAAGATTGTTCAGTTAATGGGGGAAGCCTGGGCTGAAATTTTTGAAGGTAATCCTCAGCTAATTAATGTGGAGACAAATTCCCAGTTTACGCAGATTGTTGCTTCAAACGAAATGGTGGTTGTTGTGACCATGGAGGTGAAGATTGAAGAGCAGTCTGGGATGATCAATGTTTGTCTTCCTTATATTGTTATGAAACCAATTTTAGAAAAATTAAATAATCTGCTGCTGTTTTCTTCGGGAGGGAAGGTCATATCCCCTGAGGAAAGAGAGTTGATCCGGCAAAAGATTGAATGGGCCAGAGTACCGATGAAAGCCATTATCGGCAAAGCCCAGATTACCATACAGGATCTGATCAACCTGGAACGGGGGGACGTGATCCCTCTGAATCAGGGCATCAAGGATCCTCTCGCTGTCTACGTCGGAGAATACATCAAATTCAGAGGAATGCCTGGTTTATTCGGAAACAGAATGGCAGTGCAGATTACTAATGTCATTAAAAAAGGGGGGAATGAGGATGGGTAA
- a CDS encoding flagellar basal body-associated FliL family protein, which translates to MKIKRIIVPLIFIVIGAGLGVGGTIAKDKIFPGSSSGTAQVEKVTEEVGPLIEMKDEFMINLDGGGMVKTNIVLEGVNKKSQEKITAKEIFLRDRIISVIGSKGIDDIRTNEGREKLKEELLTELNNVCGDQIKEVLFKNFIYD; encoded by the coding sequence ATGAAAATTAAAAGAATTATTGTACCCCTTATCTTTATTGTTATCGGAGCAGGGCTTGGCGTAGGCGGCACGATTGCTAAAGATAAAATCTTCCCGGGTTCCAGTTCTGGCACCGCACAGGTCGAAAAAGTTACGGAGGAAGTCGGACCGCTGATTGAAATGAAAGACGAATTCATGATCAACCTCGACGGAGGTGGAATGGTAAAGACGAATATTGTGCTGGAAGGCGTGAACAAGAAATCTCAAGAGAAGATTACTGCAAAAGAGATATTCTTGAGAGACCGTATCATTTCCGTGATTGGTTCGAAAGGAATTGACGATATTCGGACAAATGAAGGACGTGAAAAACTCAAAGAGGAGCTGCTGACCGAGCTGAATAATGTCTGCGGTGACCAGATCAAAGAAGTATTGTTCAAAAATTTCATTTATGATTAA
- a CDS encoding flagellar FlbD family protein, protein MIYLTRLNNKEFTINPDLIETAEATPDTVITLTTEKKYVVKESIDELIERIAEFRRRCHPEFRGGTRGNEN, encoded by the coding sequence GTGATTTATTTGACAAGACTGAACAACAAAGAATTTACAATAAACCCCGATTTGATTGAGACGGCGGAGGCTACTCCCGACACGGTCATTACACTGACCACTGAAAAGAAATACGTCGTCAAAGAATCCATTGATGAGCTCATCGAAAGGATTGCAGAATTTCGAAGACGCTGCCATCCAGAATTCAGAGGAGGAACCCGTGGTAATGAAAATTAA
- a CDS encoding flagellar FliJ family protein — protein MPFKFRLEASLRLAEQDMDIEQGLLAQELRTLHNLTEQRDLQTQLLNKAFEKQKIACLEEPQILNLWQRYCCDQKNILLKREKEVEEQNIRVEKQREKLLECRIKTEKYKRLKEKKIRLFYMTKLKKEQSEIDEIAQNLRGWK, from the coding sequence ATGCCTTTCAAATTCCGTTTGGAGGCTTCTCTGCGGCTTGCCGAGCAGGATATGGACATCGAGCAGGGGTTACTGGCGCAGGAGCTCAGAACGCTGCACAACTTGACTGAACAAAGAGATCTCCAAACGCAGCTTTTGAACAAGGCCTTCGAGAAACAAAAAATAGCTTGTCTTGAAGAGCCGCAGATACTGAACCTCTGGCAAAGATACTGTTGTGATCAAAAGAATATTTTGCTGAAGCGAGAAAAAGAAGTCGAAGAACAAAATATTCGGGTCGAAAAACAAAGGGAAAAGCTGCTGGAATGCCGAATTAAAACAGAAAAATACAAAAGGCTTAAAGAAAAAAAAATAAGACTTTTTTATATGACAAAATTAAAAAAAGAACAATCTGAGATTGATGAAATTGCCCAGAACCTCAGAGGCTGGAAATGA
- the fliI gene encoding flagellar protein export ATPase FliI: protein MADWKALAQKIEQYEPISARGLVSKISGLLVEADGPRASVGKYCHIMASNSKAIPAEVAGFRGTKTLLMPLGELEGVAPGDKVIPQDETLNVKVGPELLGRILDGLGQPLDGRPLNTDQSYPLHNKPPSALFRPRICEPLNVGVRGIDGLLTMGRGQRMGIFAGSGVGKSTLLGMMARNSEADVNVIALVGERGRELRDFMEKDLGEEGLSRSVIVVATSDQPALVRMKAAFTATAVAEYFRDKGKNVLFMMDSVTRFAMAQREIGLTVGEPPATRGYPPSVFAMLPKLLERVGLSEKGSITGIYTVLVDGDDHNEPIADAVRGILDGHIVLTRELASKNHYPSIDILQSISRLMSDVADPQVRELAGKIREHLAVYHEAKDLIDIGAYVAGSSSRIDQAIKHHEKIRAFVCQNTDEKCCFAEMLSFMKNVFEEGDK from the coding sequence ATGGCCGACTGGAAGGCGCTGGCCCAGAAAATTGAACAATACGAGCCTATTTCGGCCCGGGGATTAGTCTCTAAAATCAGCGGCCTTTTGGTTGAAGCGGATGGCCCGAGGGCCAGCGTCGGAAAATACTGCCATATTATGGCTTCAAACTCCAAAGCGATCCCTGCTGAGGTCGCTGGCTTCAGAGGAACAAAAACACTGCTTATGCCTCTCGGGGAGTTGGAAGGTGTAGCCCCGGGCGATAAGGTGATCCCCCAGGATGAAACGCTGAATGTCAAAGTCGGGCCTGAATTGCTGGGCAGAATCCTTGACGGGCTTGGTCAGCCGCTTGATGGCAGACCTTTGAATACGGATCAATCGTATCCGCTTCATAATAAGCCACCCAGTGCGCTGTTCAGACCGCGTATTTGTGAGCCTCTTAACGTTGGGGTTAGAGGCATCGACGGGCTGCTGACAATGGGCAGAGGCCAGAGAATGGGGATATTTGCCGGATCAGGTGTCGGTAAAAGCACCCTTTTGGGGATGATGGCCCGGAATTCGGAAGCCGATGTGAACGTGATTGCGCTCGTTGGGGAACGCGGACGGGAATTGCGGGATTTTATGGAGAAAGACCTTGGAGAAGAGGGTCTATCCCGGTCTGTGATCGTTGTCGCGACATCCGACCAACCTGCTCTCGTCAGAATGAAAGCCGCCTTCACGGCAACTGCAGTCGCCGAATATTTCCGCGACAAAGGTAAAAATGTGCTGTTCATGATGGACTCCGTGACCCGTTTCGCGATGGCCCAGCGGGAGATAGGCTTAACAGTCGGAGAACCTCCGGCAACCAGGGGATATCCTCCGTCGGTATTTGCCATGCTGCCAAAACTGTTGGAAAGGGTTGGTCTATCCGAAAAAGGCAGTATTACAGGGATCTATACCGTCCTTGTTGACGGTGATGACCATAATGAACCGATTGCGGATGCTGTAAGGGGAATACTGGACGGCCATATTGTTCTGACCAGGGAACTGGCGTCGAAAAACCATTATCCGTCCATCGACATCCTGCAATCCATCAGCCGCTTAATGAGCGATGTTGCGGATCCGCAGGTCAGGGAACTCGCCGGGAAAATCCGGGAGCATCTCGCAGTCTATCACGAAGCCAAGGACTTGATTGACATCGGTGCCTATGTGGCGGGAAGCAGCAGTCGGATTGACCAGGCTATCAAGCATCATGAAAAGATACGCGCTTTCGTCTGTCAGAATACGGATGAAAAATGCTGTTTTGCCGAAATGCTGAGCTTCATGAAAAATGTTTTTGAAGAGGGCGATAAGTGA
- a CDS encoding FliH/SctL family protein: MKLSTKTSVLKSKVIEITSPRILESPDPEKYRNRTNVYDTSSALAVLSVTEDRTVMEQCVTETASIAEEDWGPEVSDILAKARAEADELIAEAQKTSAEIIENARKESEALTVEYQEKVKSEIAPVAFTEGYNKGLEEAQSQADVITQQARNYLEMAQKILADELNKADRELSDLCLKICSRIIHTSLDIDPEILLGIIKNLTLLPSDKQSIKIHLSSKDWDWYKDLPAEYKPGYPVIVDETLKAGDAFLECSEGIFDARIELQLEKIEKYLKEELKYGRLEGAGPEN; encoded by the coding sequence ATGAAATTATCTACTAAAACCTCAGTTCTGAAGAGCAAAGTCATTGAAATTACTTCTCCACGTATTCTGGAGTCACCTGATCCGGAGAAATACAGAAATAGGACGAATGTTTACGATACTTCGTCTGCCTTGGCCGTGCTGTCCGTTACTGAGGACCGTACGGTCATGGAGCAGTGTGTGACTGAAACGGCTTCGATTGCAGAGGAAGACTGGGGACCGGAGGTCTCCGATATCCTGGCGAAAGCTAGGGCTGAAGCCGATGAGCTGATTGCCGAAGCCCAAAAAACATCGGCTGAAATCATTGAAAATGCTCGGAAGGAAAGCGAAGCTTTAACCGTCGAGTATCAGGAAAAAGTCAAAAGCGAGATTGCACCTGTCGCTTTCACGGAAGGTTATAATAAGGGGCTTGAAGAAGCTCAGTCTCAGGCCGACGTGATTACCCAGCAGGCCAGAAACTATCTGGAGATGGCTCAAAAGATCCTGGCGGATGAATTAAATAAAGCAGACAGGGAACTGTCAGACCTTTGCCTGAAGATTTGCAGCAGAATTATTCATACCTCATTGGACATCGATCCTGAAATTCTTTTGGGCATCATCAAGAATCTTACCCTGCTGCCCAGTGACAAACAGAGCATAAAAATTCATCTGTCCAGTAAAGATTGGGATTGGTATAAAGATCTCCCGGCTGAGTACAAACCTGGTTATCCGGTCATTGTCGATGAAACGCTCAAGGCCGGAGATGCATTTTTGGAATGTTCCGAGGGAATATTTGATGCCCGGATCGAACTGCAGCTGGAAAAGATAGAGAAATACCTCAAGGAGGAGTTGAAGTATGGCCGACTGGAAGGCGCTGGCCCAGAAAATTGA
- the fliG gene encoding flagellar motor switch protein FliG, whose protein sequence is MSSGIFTGLQKAAVLLITLGPERSSEIIKFLSEPEIEQLTLEMSNMRKVSEEQRDSVIDEFHKMCLASNYIAQGGIEYARDVLERALGQQRAFDIIGRLSSSLKMRPFDIVRRTDPKQLFSFIQGEHPQTISLIMTHLPPDKAATILASLPQDLQAEVTKRIALMGRTSPEVLKEIEKVLENKISNLAPTDYTSSGGMQSVVDMLNRADPGTLKTVMDVLEMDDPDLAEQIKRQMFVFDDVILLDDRSVQLVLREVETKDLALALKGSNEDVTQKILTNMSSRSAGMLKEDMQFMGPVRLREVEEAQQKIVKVIRKLEEAGAIVISRGGADEIIY, encoded by the coding sequence ATGAGCAGCGGAATTTTTACGGGATTACAAAAAGCAGCAGTACTACTGATTACCTTGGGTCCGGAAAGATCTTCGGAGATCATTAAATTTCTTTCGGAGCCGGAGATCGAACAGCTTACGTTGGAAATGTCTAATATGCGCAAGGTGTCTGAGGAACAGAGAGACTCGGTCATTGATGAATTTCATAAAATGTGTCTGGCCAGCAATTACATTGCGCAAGGCGGCATTGAATATGCCAGGGATGTATTAGAAAGGGCTTTGGGACAGCAAAGAGCATTTGATATTATTGGACGCTTGTCCTCTTCTTTGAAGATGCGTCCGTTTGACATTGTCCGCCGCACGGATCCTAAACAGCTGTTTTCTTTTATCCAAGGCGAGCATCCGCAAACAATTTCTTTAATTATGACTCACCTTCCGCCGGATAAAGCAGCTACGATTTTAGCGAGTCTGCCTCAGGATCTGCAGGCTGAAGTAACAAAAAGGATTGCCCTGATGGGAAGAACAAGCCCGGAAGTGCTGAAAGAAATTGAGAAGGTCCTTGAAAACAAAATCTCCAATCTTGCCCCGACCGATTATACATCTTCAGGCGGGATGCAGTCTGTCGTTGATATGCTTAACAGGGCAGATCCTGGTACGTTAAAAACCGTCATGGATGTTCTGGAAATGGATGATCCGGATCTCGCCGAACAGATTAAGCGGCAGATGTTTGTGTTTGATGATGTCATCCTGCTTGACGATCGTTCTGTTCAGCTGGTGCTGCGTGAAGTTGAAACCAAGGACCTTGCCTTGGCCCTGAAAGGTTCCAACGAAGATGTCACGCAGAAGATTCTCACGAATATGTCCAGCAGGTCTGCCGGTATGCTGAAGGAAGATATGCAGTTTATGGGCCCCGTTCGGCTGCGTGAAGTTGAAGAGGCCCAGCAGAAGATTGTCAAAGTAATTCGTAAGCTGGAAGAAGCTGGAGCGATTGTGATCTCCAGAGGTGGTGCAGATGAAATTATCTACTAA
- the fliF gene encoding flagellar basal-body MS-ring/collar protein FliF — MNFSLTEILNAVRNFWEKLTSPQRIILVAAPVIVATALISLIFWASRPQYTVLFSNLETTEAGAITEALKGLNVEYQLADGGSTIEVPQKDVAEVRLQLANQALPSESKFSFDYLNQMRIGETDEDRKLRYVLGLQTELEQTIGTLDGVEYARVHIVMPEDALFSEQQKDTTAAVTIKRKYGKEMSEDKVRAIANLLSYSVEGLSIDKVTIVDTDGNVLSDILGSSTSPQKLSATQLQVQQTYENDIQNSVQTMLDKVFGAGTTIVRANATIDFDQKKITSQKNETGAVTSRQEVTEKSSNTSSNGGVAGTETNVPGYPVTGQNGTTSTSEKNSLTENFQPSMTQEETVVSPGQIKRLTVSVLADSDSVTDEQLDNIKNIVSSAVGYNQDRGDVIEAARLPFEKTTALEEQAAIEEAARKAQILLYAEIGGGVLLAIALLIAFLRSRSKKKELAIESMNMADGSRFVTLQEAEQILASQIEAERQADLKLARKKAKTTEEIEKEKIRQEVEKYTVENPDDVARLVKTWLTEEQ; from the coding sequence TTGAATTTTTCCTTAACGGAAATACTGAATGCTGTACGTAATTTTTGGGAAAAACTGACCAGCCCGCAAAGGATTATTCTAGTGGCCGCACCGGTTATTGTTGCGACTGCTTTGATCAGCCTTATCTTTTGGGCAAGCCGTCCTCAGTATACGGTTCTGTTTTCTAATTTGGAAACTACGGAAGCCGGAGCGATCACGGAGGCACTCAAAGGATTGAATGTTGAATATCAACTGGCGGATGGGGGTTCAACTATCGAGGTTCCTCAAAAGGATGTTGCAGAAGTCCGGTTGCAGCTAGCCAATCAAGCCCTGCCCAGTGAAAGCAAGTTCAGTTTTGATTATCTGAATCAGATGAGAATCGGTGAAACTGACGAAGACCGTAAACTGAGGTATGTATTGGGATTGCAGACTGAACTGGAACAAACGATTGGAACGCTTGACGGTGTGGAATATGCAAGGGTTCATATTGTTATGCCGGAAGACGCGCTGTTCTCCGAACAACAGAAAGACACAACCGCTGCTGTAACGATCAAACGAAAATACGGAAAGGAGATGTCGGAAGATAAGGTTAGGGCAATCGCAAATCTTTTATCTTATTCGGTCGAAGGACTTAGTATTGATAAAGTGACGATTGTTGATACCGATGGCAATGTCTTATCCGACATTCTCGGGAGCAGCACTTCCCCGCAAAAATTATCCGCGACCCAGCTTCAGGTTCAGCAAACATATGAAAATGACATTCAGAATTCCGTGCAAACGATGCTGGATAAAGTATTTGGGGCCGGTACAACGATTGTCAGAGCGAATGCTACCATTGACTTTGATCAAAAAAAGATTACCAGTCAGAAAAATGAAACCGGGGCTGTTACCAGCCGTCAGGAAGTCACAGAGAAAAGTAGTAATACTTCTTCTAACGGCGGTGTTGCAGGGACAGAAACCAATGTGCCCGGATATCCTGTCACCGGACAGAACGGCACAACTTCGACTTCAGAAAAAAACAGTTTGACGGAGAATTTCCAGCCAAGCATGACCCAGGAAGAAACGGTCGTAAGTCCCGGGCAAATCAAAAGACTGACCGTATCTGTTCTGGCGGATTCGGACAGTGTGACGGATGAACAGCTTGATAATATCAAAAATATTGTTTCTTCCGCGGTCGGTTATAATCAGGATCGCGGTGATGTGATTGAGGCGGCCAGACTGCCTTTTGAAAAGACGACGGCGCTTGAAGAGCAGGCGGCGATAGAAGAAGCCGCCCGCAAGGCTCAAATTCTACTGTATGCGGAGATTGGCGGAGGTGTGCTGCTGGCGATTGCTCTTCTGATTGCATTCTTACGGTCCAGATCGAAAAAGAAAGAATTGGCGATCGAGTCGATGAATATGGCAGATGGATCGAGATTTGTCACGCTGCAGGAAGCTGAGCAGATCCTGGCGTCGCAGATTGAGGCCGAACGTCAAGCCGACTTGAAACTTGCACGGAAGAAAGCAAAAACTACGGAAGAAATTGAAAAAGAGAAGATCCGTCAAGAAGTCGAAAAATATACGGTGGAAAATCCGGATGATGTGGCAAGATTAGTCAAAACTTGGCTGACTGAGGAGCAATAA
- the fliE gene encoding flagellar hook-basal body complex protein FliE — MSNAIGPFTTIVPLSPLDNSGTSQTSKANNTNGSADFSSFLSDALDKLESTQSEAEQAAADLATGQVDDFHTPVIAMEKASLALGLAVTVRNKVVDAYNQIMQMQI; from the coding sequence ATGAGTAATGCGATTGGTCCTTTCACGACAATTGTTCCGCTTTCCCCTTTGGATAACTCTGGTACTTCCCAAACATCCAAAGCGAACAATACCAATGGTTCCGCTGATTTTTCTTCTTTCCTGAGTGACGCGCTCGATAAGCTTGAGAGTACGCAGTCTGAAGCTGAACAGGCTGCGGCAGATCTGGCCACGGGTCAAGTCGATGATTTCCATACGCCGGTCATTGCGATGGAAAAAGCCAGCCTGGCTTTAGGACTGGCGGTTACCGTGCGCAATAAAGTTGTTGATGCTTATAATCAGATCATGCAGATGCAAATCTAA
- the flgC gene encoding flagellar basal body rod protein FlgC, producing MGLFTGMNTSASGLTAQKLRLDLISNNIANINTTNTGQTTAAGNPIPYQREVAVFSSRPSETDFADIFKDTRTKLRSEGVQVTAVIQDNNEFRLEYDPNNPDAAKTAEDGIPVGYVRYPNVTLVEEMVDMISANRSYEANVTALNASKAMASTALGIGKG from the coding sequence ATGGGTCTGTTTACCGGTATGAATACCAGCGCCTCTGGTCTTACCGCCCAAAAACTTAGGCTTGATCTGATATCCAATAATATTGCCAATATCAATACAACCAATACAGGACAAACAACTGCGGCCGGTAACCCCATTCCTTATCAGCGCGAAGTTGCCGTCTTTTCTTCTCGCCCATCTGAAACAGATTTTGCAGATATATTTAAGGATACCCGCACCAAGTTAAGAAGCGAAGGAGTTCAGGTCACTGCTGTTATTCAGGATAACAATGAGTTCAGGCTGGAATACGATCCGAATAATCCGGACGCGGCCAAAACAGCCGAAGATGGGATCCCTGTCGGATATGTGCGCTATCCTAATGTGACCCTTGTAGAGGAAATGGTTGATATGATCTCAGCTAACAGGTCTTATGAAGCGAATGTAACCGCCCTGAACGCGAGTAAAGCGATGGCTTCCACAGCCCTCGGGATTGGAAAGGGGTAA
- a CDS encoding protein-glutamate methylesterase/protein-glutamine glutaminase, producing the protein MNKLLKPVKLLIVDDSPFIRMSLKKILSSDPAIQVVATAQDGKEGILKLQALKPDVVTMDVEMPVMNGLEALEEIMRWQPTPVIVLSSVTTDGTKMTMKAFDLGAIDVVAKPSGKEGDDLSALAEEIVLKIKSVAGVDPTRLNKKSLGSAPTLVKQQIQPIGRKIEVVAIGTSTGGPSALQNVLSKLPKNFPVPVIVAQHMPAGFTSSLASRLNSICEVTVKEVEHGELLKAGTVYIGQAGKQFQVARNSSGLTANVTAESPIATLYKPSVDVMFLSLAKEAGAGVLGVVMTGMGNDGLAGMKALKAKGAYAIAESEKTCIVYGMPRSIIEAKLADRIEMLPDIGNTMIECVKRR; encoded by the coding sequence ATGAACAAATTGCTTAAGCCGGTCAAGCTCCTGATTGTTGATGATTCACCTTTCATCAGGATGTCCCTGAAAAAAATTCTGAGCAGTGATCCGGCTATTCAAGTAGTGGCTACTGCACAGGACGGGAAAGAAGGAATATTAAAGCTTCAGGCCCTAAAACCGGATGTCGTGACCATGGATGTTGAGATGCCGGTGATGAACGGCTTGGAAGCCCTGGAAGAGATTATGCGCTGGCAGCCGACGCCGGTCATTGTGTTAAGTTCCGTAACAACTGACGGCACTAAGATGACGATGAAAGCTTTTGACCTTGGCGCTATTGATGTTGTCGCGAAACCCTCGGGCAAAGAAGGAGATGATCTCTCGGCCCTGGCTGAAGAGATTGTTTTGAAAATAAAGAGTGTCGCCGGGGTAGATCCTACCCGTTTGAACAAAAAAAGCCTGGGGTCTGCGCCAACGCTTGTCAAACAGCAAATACAGCCAATTGGCCGCAAAATAGAAGTTGTTGCAATTGGTACTTCGACGGGCGGACCAAGCGCCCTGCAGAATGTTCTGAGCAAACTGCCCAAAAATTTTCCGGTCCCCGTAATTGTCGCCCAGCATATGCCGGCTGGATTTACCTCCTCCCTGGCTTCCAGGCTGAACAGTATCTGTGAGGTTACAGTGAAGGAAGTTGAGCACGGCGAGCTGCTGAAAGCAGGTACCGTTTATATCGGACAGGCCGGGAAACAGTTCCAGGTGGCAAGAAACAGCAGCGGGCTTACCGCGAATGTCACCGCGGAATCGCCGATTGCCACACTTTACAAGCCCTCTGTCGATGTAATGTTTCTGTCTCTGGCGAAAGAAGCCGGAGCCGGTGTGCTGGGTGTCGTGATGACAGGGATGGGGAACGATGGTCTGGCAGGCATGAAAGCCTTGAAGGCCAAAGGGGCTTATGCAATTGCCGAATCTGAAAAGACCTGCATTGTCTACGGTATGCCCCGCTCCATTATTGAAGCGAAATTGGCCGACAGAATCGAAATGCTTCCTGATATCGGGAATACAATGATAGAGTGTGTGAAAAGGAGGTAG
- a CDS encoding chemotaxis protein CheW has protein sequence MAEEQMVTFSLGSEEFGVDIMKVQEIIRIPPVTRVPKARSYIEGVINLRGNVIPIVNLRSRFGMPPREETDLSRIVVLQIDSRVFGVMVDSVTEVLWLDSEAIEPPPPIALGMDSNYIRGVGKIGERLLILLKLDQLMGGDGVNEQIA, from the coding sequence ATGGCTGAAGAACAAATGGTTACTTTTTCGTTAGGTTCGGAGGAATTTGGAGTCGATATTATGAAAGTCCAGGAAATTATCCGGATCCCTCCTGTTACCAGGGTGCCGAAGGCCCGCAGCTATATTGAGGGTGTCATCAACCTGCGCGGGAACGTCATCCCGATTGTTAATCTCAGGTCCCGCTTCGGTATGCCCCCTAGGGAAGAAACCGATTTAAGCAGGATCGTTGTTCTGCAAATCGACAGCAGGGTGTTTGGCGTTATGGTTGACAGCGTGACAGAAGTGCTGTGGTTGGACAGCGAAGCAATAGAACCACCCCCGCCGATTGCACTTGGCATGGATTCAAATTACATCCGCGGAGTTGGCAAGATAGGTGAAAGACTGCTCATCCTCCTGAAGCTGGATCAACTTATGGGTGGAGATGGCGTGAATGAACAAATTGCTTAA